The window GTATCTGGCACATAGCCATAATCGTATGGATAACCAAAGGCCACATTATTAACACGGTCTAGAAATACCGCCCCCGTATCCTTATCAACTTCATATTTATTCTTTAGCTGACCGCGCGGAATTTCAATAACCACATTGACCACTTCCGGCGCTTTTTTACCAATCCCAACATTTTTTAAAGACATATTTTTCTCCAGATATTTACTTCTATAGGTTAGATAATTCTCGAGATTATTTCAAGCTATAGGGCTAGCGCGAGCCATGCAAGACATGCCGCCCCCACAAGTAACCAGCGCCACACAAGCGGCTGTCTCCATATCAACACCATAACTATCACATAAGCCACGACCAACCAAACCATGTAATTAAATCTTTCAAGCAACTGCGGATCAAGCCGTCCTCCGGCAAAGTCGCCAACACTAAAGAATCTATAAAGAGCCGACAATAACACCAGTCCAATAGCTAAAATTACCGAACAAACCGATGTAAGCACTGATAATATTCTACTGTATTTGGACCAAACTATGATGTAGCTGCCTTTTCGACAATCGCCGCAAAACTCTTGTAGTTGGTACTCGCACCACCCACCAGCAGACCCTGGCAATCGTGAAGTTTTAGATAACTTAAGGCATTACTGGCATTAACACTACCACCATACAAGAGCGGAATGGCATTGGTGAGGGCTGAGCCATGTATTGTCGATAGGCACTTTCGGATATACTCAAACATCTCACGCGCATCAGTTGGCCGAGCATTTTCACCGCTACCAATAGCCCAAACTGGCTCGTAGGCAATAATTACATCGGCTAGTTCTTCGGGGGTTAAAAGTGAGAGCCCCGTTTCAAGCTGATCGGCCACCACTTGTTTGGCATGACCAGACTCCCGTTCGTGCCGAGTTTCGCCAATGCATAGAATTGGCGTTAAGTCATGCCGACGCGTGGCGGCAACTTTTTGCGCCACCAAGCCATCTCGCTCCTTAAATGTATGGCGACGCTCAGAGTGACCACACAAAACATAACTCACTAAATCCGCCACCATAGCAATGCTAATTTCACCAGTAAAAGCTCCTTCATCCATTGGATAAGCGTTCTGCACTCCAAGAGCAAACTTATCATGCTCGGATAATTCATTGCGTACCGTCGTAATATCGACTGATGGTGGGCATAACACCACTTGTACATCGGCTGGCACACGACCAACTTCTTTTTTTAACCGGTTCACTAGCAAGCTAGCTTCTGCCGGTGAGCAGTACATTTTCCAGTTACCAACAATGTAAGTCTTTTTTGCCATAATGCTTATGTTCTATTGTAGCATTTTATCAATTCTAAAAAAGTGCAATTGCCAACAGACGTGACACCATAAATTGCCCAAATAAAATAATCCCCGTATAGATTACCAGAAATCGCCAGCGCACTCCCTGCCGATAAGCTAGGCGCATTGCAAACAGCCCCAAGGCCAATAAGCTGAATACCAGAGCTAGCTGTAATGCCACATAGATCTTGCCATTTGGCTCGCACCATAGTGGTAATGTATAAGCCTGTTCATAGCCACAGTTTGCCAATAACGCCAGCACAAAAGACCAAGCCAACCAAAACTCAATTAGTAAGAAGGGTGTAAAAAATATTGCCTGCCACCAGCGGGTATATTTTGGCAGCCTTTTTGGTGGAAGTGGCACATTTGCCACATATTTACCACTCCCCGATCCTTTGCGAACCTGTCGTGATTTATGGCCTGACCGCAACTTAGATACTTTTTTAGCCACCATATTACGCCACCAAGAGCCTTACTGTATCGGTTTTTCCAGACACCCCAACATGCGTTCCAAAGGCCGACACCACCATGTCACCTTTATTTAATGCGCCACGACGCCGGAAATCGGCAATAACCTCGACATGGATCAAGCGATTCTTAGGCACCAGAAAAGCTTTACCGCCCCACACTATCGATAGCTGATTGCAGATTCGCTCATCTGGACTAGCCATAATAATCGCTGCATTCGGTCGCATTGAAGAAATTGACAATGCTGTTGAACCAGTCAGAGTTTCAGCCACTATCAGCTTAGCACCAACATGATTAGCTAGCGTAATAGAGGCTAGATTAACGGCATCCTGCGCACTATGGGCAGCAGTCAAGAGGCTTGAAGTACCAAGCTGCCGACTCTCCACCAAATAAGCTTCCGAGGATAAGATAATCCGCTTCATCATCTGCACAGTCTCAACCGGAAATGCCCCTGTAGCAGTCTCACCCGAGAGCATCACCGCATCCACCCCTAGAGATACTGCCGTAGCCACATCATTCACCTCGGCTCGAGTTGGCTGTAAGCTATTAGTCATCGTCTCCAGCATCTGAGTGGCCATAATAACTGGTCGCTTTTTCTCGCGACAAATCCTAATAATCTTCCGCCCTACAATTGGCACCAGCTCCGGGCTAGTCTCGGTGGCTAAATCACCGCGCGCTATCATCACTACATCTGACGCTTCGATAATTTCATATAAGTTATCAACCGCTGGTGCTGTTTCAATTTTTGCAATAATCCGTACATTTTGCTTGGATTTTTTAATAATCGCTCGCAGTCGCTCTATATCTTCTGCAGTATGGATAAAAGATAAGGCTATGTAATCAATGTCTTGGGTTAGGCCAAACTTCACATCAGCCAAGTCTTTCTCGGTCAGTTTCGACCCCTCCATGAGTGTATCGGGTAAATTAATGCCGTGTTGCGAACCAAATTTACCACCACTCAAGACACGCGCTTTAACTACACCAGATCGAGCCGAAACTATCTCTGTTGTCACCTGCCCATCACGTAATAATAGACGTTCACCTTTTTTTACTTCACCAGTAAAATCGTACTGAATTGGGATTTGACCGACCTTGGTTGTACCTTCCAGCGCAAACTCCAACGTATCCCCAGCTGACACCGAAAGCATCTGCTCCACCGTGCCAATACGGATTTTTGGCCCCTGTAAATCTTGAATAATTGCCACCGAGCGCTTAAGTTTATGGGCTGCCACACGAACTTTTTTGATTACCTCAGCATGCCAGCTATGACGGTTATGAGAAAAATTTAATCGTACTCCGTTCACACCAGATTTTAACAAGGCTTCAATCTTTTCTTCGCTAGCCGGACCAATCGTGGCGATAATTTTAGTCTTTTTATATTGACTGGCATCGATCTTGCTCATGCCTATATTGTACAGCAACATGGACAATCTGCGCTTGTATTGACAAAACATAACTTTTTTGCTATAATAGTTTAGTTCATCGTACCCAAAAACACCCCTAGGAGTTGGCATGCCGCCACGTTCCCCCATCCCTCGCCGTGTCGACACCGGCGAACGCGACTTCGTTCGCGAAAGCAAAGTGCAGTTGCGTCGTGAGCGGCGCATCGAGCGCTGGCTCATCATCAGCTGCATCGTAGCCATGGCTATCGGTGCGCTCTTGCTACTAGCAGCTAGCAACGCCGTGAGCTGCACCGGCCAGCAGACCGTGAAGGTCTACACCGGCGACACTCTCAACACCCTCATTCTGGGCAATGTTGAGGGTGCCATGGACGACTCGGTATCGTTCGAGCAGGTTCGCTACCTCATCACTGAGGAGCAGCCAAAGCTCAACGGCACCATCTACCATGGTGATGCGGTGCAACTTCCGACAAGCTGTCGGAGCGCTGGTTTCACCTCTGGCTGGGAAAAGAGCAGATCGTAAAAAGCTCTAGCCCCACCCGCCCTTCCTCTTAAAAAGAAGGGCGGGGTTTTTAATTAAGCTTTCGGGATTTTTACCAAAAATGTTGTCCCCACACCTAGCTCACTATGCGCCTCGATAAACCCACCATGGGCTTCCACTATCTGTTTTGCAATCGATAAACCGATACCAAACCCCTCCACCTTCTGTTTAGTCCGACTGGTGTCAGCACGATAAAATCGTTCAAAAATGTGCTCCAGCTGACTGGCTTTTATCCCTTCCCCCTCATCTGCCACCATCATTACCGCATGCTTCCCTTCGGTATAAGTTTTTAGCCAAATTGTCTTACCAACTTGACTATATTTTACGGCATTATCCAACAAAATTACTGCTAACTCAGCTAGATTCTCCTGATCGCCTCGGCAAAAAACTCTTGCTAGCTCTGGCTCAATTTTGATCTTACGCGCTCGAGCTGGCTTATCCATTCGATCCATAGCTAGCTCGACCACATTGGCCAGATTAAGCTTTTTTACAGTCTCTAACTCACCCGCACTACGGGCTAGTCGCAATAAACCTTCAGCCAAACTGCGCACTCGTACCACCTCTTCTAGGTTACTCTTAAGCACCTCTTTAGCCTCAGCAGTAGTTAATTTACTATCACGCAGAGCCACCTCAGTTTCGGTCTGCATCACCGCCAGTGGGGTGCGTAATTCATGCGAGGCATCAGCACTAAACCGGGTTTGAGCTTCCAGTGCTTCTTCAATTGGGCGAATTGTCCGACGGGCAAAAAAGTAGCTCACACCACCACCGGCTACCAAAATTATGATATTAAACAGCAAGAGATTAGCGCGGATATTTACTTCACCCTGACGCAGACGATCTTGGCGAAACGCATTGTAGCTATTCTCGTTGCCAAAATATAGCGATGACCCCATCGAAGACGGTCGGCGCAAACCACGCTCTAGCTCAGATAAAGACACAC is drawn from bacterium and contains these coding sequences:
- a CDS encoding triose-phosphate isomerase; the encoded protein is MAKKTYIVGNWKMYCSPAEASLLVNRLKKEVGRVPADVQVVLCPPSVDITTVRNELSEHDKFALGVQNAYPMDEGAFTGEISIAMVADLVSYVLCGHSERRHTFKERDGLVAQKVAATRRHDLTPILCIGETRHERESGHAKQVVADQLETGLSLLTPEELADVIIAYEPVWAIGSGENARPTDAREMFEYIRKCLSTIHGSALTNAIPLLYGGSVNASNALSYLKLHDCQGLLVGGASTNYKSFAAIVEKAATS
- a CDS encoding HAMP domain-containing histidine kinase, giving the protein MTKVVEKPSFTWTPALKLTAWYLGFIMLLSLTFSIFVYRVSLSELERGLRRPSSMGSSLYFGNENSYNAFRQDRLRQGEVNIRANLLLFNIIILVAGGGVSYFFARRTIRPIEEALEAQTRFSADASHELRTPLAVMQTETEVALRDSKLTTAEAKEVLKSNLEEVVRVRSLAEGLLRLARSAGELETVKKLNLANVVELAMDRMDKPARARKIKIEPELARVFCRGDQENLAELAVILLDNAVKYSQVGKTIWLKTYTEGKHAVMMVADEGEGIKASQLEHIFERFYRADTSRTKQKVEGFGIGLSIAKQIVEAHGGFIEAHSELGVGTTFLVKIPKA
- the pyk gene encoding pyruvate kinase, yielding MSKIDASQYKKTKIIATIGPASEEKIEALLKSGVNGVRLNFSHNRHSWHAEVIKKVRVAAHKLKRSVAIIQDLQGPKIRIGTVEQMLSVSAGDTLEFALEGTTKVGQIPIQYDFTGEVKKGERLLLRDGQVTTEIVSARSGVVKARVLSGGKFGSQHGINLPDTLMEGSKLTEKDLADVKFGLTQDIDYIALSFIHTAEDIERLRAIIKKSKQNVRIIAKIETAPAVDNLYEIIEASDVVMIARGDLATETSPELVPIVGRKIIRICREKKRPVIMATQMLETMTNSLQPTRAEVNDVATAVSLGVDAVMLSGETATGAFPVETVQMMKRIILSSEAYLVESRQLGTSSLLTAAHSAQDAVNLASITLANHVGAKLIVAETLTGSTALSISSMRPNAAIIMASPDERICNQLSIVWGGKAFLVPKNRLIHVEVIADFRRRGALNKGDMVVSAFGTHVGVSGKTDTVRLLVA